In Mycoplasmopsis meleagridis, the genomic stretch GTTCAATAACTTTACTAATTCTTTCTACTCTTTCTTTTGTTGTGTTGCCTGTTCATGGATTAATACCAAAAATAATTTCTGGTTCTGCTCCAATTACAGTATTTAAGTTAGACGAATTAATCAATTTATTATTATAGGTAATATTTTTTTCACTAGTTAAAGAACTGAAAAAATCATTAAAGCCTTTTCTAATATCATCATCAGCAATAATGTTAGAGAGGGCATTTCCTCCCGGAGCATATTCACTTATTCCTTTAGCTTGTCCAAAAGTTACAACATTTAAAAGCGAATTATTAGCTTTAACTACGGCATTATTGTAATTAATAGTAGCGCTCAAGTTAGTAGTTAAGGCAATAGGAATAATTGCATTCACTACTCCTATAGTTGCTCCTAACGAACGACTTAAAACAGATTTATGATTACGGTTAAAAATACCTAAAGTTAATATTTTTGTCAATTTAAAAATAATGAATAAAATCAGTGAAAGAACTGAATAAAGAATAAAAAATATTACTAAAATTAATACACCTGCTATTAATGGTTTAATGATATCAATTTGTTTATTAATCGTTTCTATTTGGAGATTGAAAAGTCTCTCGAGTCAACTGGTACTATTAGCTTGAATAGCGCCTAAAATAGGCAAGGCAATTAAAGAAGCTAGTAATGTACTAATAATTATTAAGGCTAAATTAAAGAGCGATTTAATAAAACCCTTTTTATATCCGATAAAAACCGAAATAGCTAATACAATAATTATCCAAATTAGAGGAATAAATCAGTAATTAGGATTATTGCTAAAATTTCAATATTTATTGATAATATCTAAATTCATTTTCCTCCTGATAAACAATTTAAAGCAAATACGTATTAAAATTTTATTTTAAAAATAAATTTTCCATACCATTTATTATTTTATTTTCTGAAGTAACAAAAAAATTAAAAATCGCTTTCAAAAGCG encodes the following:
- a CDS encoding CvpA family protein, coding for MNLDIINKYWNFSNNPNYWFIPLIWIIIVLAISVFIGYKKGFIKSLFNLALIIISTLLASLIALPILGAIQANSTSWLERLFNLQIETINKQIDIIKPLIAGVLILVIFFILYSVLSLILFIIFKLTKILTLGIFNRNHKSVLSRSLGATIGVVNAIIPIALTTNLSATINYNNAVVKANNSLLNVVTFGQAKGISEYAPGGNALSNIIADDDIRKGFNDFFSSLTSEKNITYNNKLINSSNLNTVIGAEPEIIFGINPWTGNTTKERVERISKVIEQLRLFSLTNESTDLFRLMIYSTNSAVDKDKVKEYVANVARIFSIAHIDLSQITFAYDYASSNSKLNNNIPVMSLWMFNDQEKKNIKETFLDAFGYKGVKVPSKEEGNISSKSDEEKYMYVLNEIINNVFFAPNIK